A genomic region of Candidatus Marimicrobium litorale contains the following coding sequences:
- a CDS encoding alanine/glycine:cation symporter family protein, producing the protein MTEFIEELNGLVWGPAMLALLLGTGIYLTIGLRFMPLRRIPDGIKLLLRGRSSNAAGDIPPFSALMTSLSATIGTGNIAGVATAIALGGPGALFWMWMTALFGMATKYAEAVCAVQFRERDGQGNYCGGPMYYIRNGLHRRWRPLGVAFAIFGSLAGFGIANTVQSNSVADVMESTFGVPPLAAGLTLMVLVGAVVLGGIRRIASVASLLVPFMALAYLIAGLGIVLLNITEVPDALSTIVASAFSPTAATGGFAGATVWAALRWGVARGIFSNEAGLGSAPIAHAAARTNQPVEQGMIAMLGTFIDTLIICTITGLVIVITDVWPSGVSGASLTSMAFSTALPGGDYMVATGLCLFAFTTIIGWSFYGERCMVFLFGTGAIVPFRVAWVLAVPVGTVFKLSTVWLIADTLNALMAIPNLIALILLAPLVFRLTREYRVQPQGQTH; encoded by the coding sequence ATCACGGAGTTTATTGAAGAGCTGAATGGACTGGTTTGGGGCCCTGCCATGTTGGCACTGTTATTGGGGACGGGCATCTACCTCACAATCGGTCTGCGCTTTATGCCTCTGCGCCGCATTCCCGATGGCATTAAATTATTATTGCGAGGGCGGTCGAGCAACGCAGCGGGTGATATCCCGCCTTTCAGCGCATTGATGACCTCTCTGTCAGCGACGATAGGCACCGGCAATATCGCCGGCGTTGCGACAGCCATCGCGCTGGGTGGCCCGGGCGCCCTGTTCTGGATGTGGATGACCGCCCTGTTCGGGATGGCGACCAAGTATGCAGAAGCCGTCTGTGCCGTGCAGTTCAGAGAGCGGGATGGCCAGGGTAATTACTGCGGCGGTCCGATGTATTACATCCGCAACGGCCTGCATCGCCGTTGGCGTCCTCTGGGCGTAGCGTTTGCTATTTTTGGCAGTCTGGCCGGATTCGGTATTGCCAACACGGTGCAGTCCAATTCAGTGGCAGATGTCATGGAGAGCACATTCGGGGTGCCACCGCTTGCCGCTGGCCTGACGCTCATGGTCCTCGTGGGAGCGGTGGTGCTGGGTGGAATTCGACGTATTGCCAGTGTGGCGAGCCTGCTGGTGCCCTTTATGGCGCTGGCTTACCTGATCGCGGGCTTGGGCATTGTTTTGTTGAACATAACGGAAGTGCCTGACGCTTTGAGTACGATCGTAGCATCGGCATTCAGTCCTACGGCCGCCACCGGCGGTTTTGCCGGGGCCACTGTTTGGGCGGCGCTGCGCTGGGGTGTAGCGCGAGGTATTTTCTCCAACGAGGCGGGGCTGGGTTCCGCACCCATAGCCCATGCGGCCGCACGCACCAATCAGCCGGTGGAACAGGGTATGATCGCAATGTTGGGCACGTTTATCGATACGCTGATTATTTGTACGATTACCGGTCTGGTGATTGTGATAACCGATGTGTGGCCCAGCGGTGTAAGCGGAGCCAGTCTCACCAGTATGGCTTTTTCCACCGCATTGCCAGGCGGTGATTATATGGTCGCTACCGGGTTATGCCTGTTCGCGTTCACCACTATAATTGGCTGGTCTTTTTACGGTGAGCGCTGCATGGTATTTCTGTTCGGCACCGGCGCCATAGTGCCTTTCCGGGTTGCCTGGGTACTGGCGGTGCCGGTCGGCACGGTGTTTAAGCTGAGTACGGTATGGTTAATAGCGGACACACTCAATGCGCTTATGGCTATTCCCAACCTGATTGCATTAATTTTGCTGGCGCCATTGGTATTTCGCTTGACGCGTGAATATCGGGTCCAGCCGCAAGGGCAGACGCACTAA